In the genome of Actinomadura graeca, one region contains:
- a CDS encoding alpha/beta fold hydrolase — protein sequence MSTPRFLTLPPGVNRTIIETPRGRFAALEALPGSGATERCPALLVPGYTGSKEDFLAVLQTLAASGRRVVAIDMRGQYESDGPDDPSAYGRAALGEDIAALLDVLGPDPVHLVGHSFGGLITREAVLSGALPVSYTLMSSGPGAVTGPAAARARALRDAIPELGLKAIWTIGLEPDYTRRGVGPEIIDFLKARTLGNSEAGLVCMARELLTAPDRVDELAKQSEEGPLPILVLYGEDDDVWDPRAQAAMADRLGAAKVVIPSAAHSPAVEAPETTAGALLAFWAKAERALR from the coding sequence GTGAGCACGCCCCGGTTCCTGACCCTGCCCCCCGGTGTTAACCGGACGATCATCGAGACCCCCCGCGGCCGGTTCGCCGCGCTGGAGGCCCTCCCTGGTTCGGGTGCGACCGAGCGCTGCCCCGCACTGCTGGTGCCCGGCTACACCGGCAGCAAGGAGGACTTCCTCGCCGTCCTGCAGACCCTCGCCGCGTCCGGCCGCCGCGTCGTCGCGATCGACATGCGCGGCCAGTACGAGTCCGACGGCCCCGACGACCCGTCCGCCTACGGCCGCGCCGCCCTCGGCGAGGACATCGCGGCCCTCCTGGACGTCCTCGGCCCCGACCCCGTCCACCTGGTCGGGCACTCCTTCGGCGGCCTGATCACCCGCGAGGCCGTCCTGTCGGGCGCGCTGCCCGTGTCCTACACCCTGATGAGCTCGGGTCCGGGCGCCGTCACCGGCCCGGCCGCGGCCCGCGCCCGCGCCCTGCGCGACGCGATCCCCGAGCTGGGTCTCAAGGCGATCTGGACGATCGGCCTCGAACCCGACTACACCCGCCGCGGCGTCGGCCCCGAGATCATCGACTTCCTGAAGGCCCGCACGCTGGGCAACTCCGAGGCGGGCCTGGTCTGCATGGCCCGCGAGCTGCTCACCGCCCCCGACCGCGTCGACGAGCTCGCCAAGCAGTCCGAGGAGGGCCCGCTGCCCATCCTCGTCCTCTACGGCGAGGACGACGACGTCTGGGACCCCCGCGCCCAGGCCGCGATGGCCGACCGCCTGGGCGCCGCGAAGGTCGTCATCCCGAGCGCCGCCCACTCCCCCGCCGTGGAGGCCCCCGAGACCACGGCCGGCGCCCTCCTCGCCTTCTGGGCCAAGGCCGAACGCGCTCTCCGCTGA
- a CDS encoding MBL fold metallo-hydrolase, with the protein MDARIEQVVTSGTLTLDDTEHDVEANTYIVGDDDEVIVIDPAFDAEAILKEVGDREVMAVLLTDGNEHHLEVVLEVAAAGEDDEENWAPIALHRADRLLWRDYFGRLAKEEDDEDDAKALRALEPDIWLEDGGIFEIGEAQLEIVHTPGHTPGSVSVISEQLGVLFAGDTLHRGRPGSIGGVYEDMRKQLNSIGALLTPLPKDLRVLPGQGEETTVGEEDARWETWGSLAQDD; encoded by the coding sequence GTGGACGCGCGCATCGAACAGGTGGTGACGTCGGGGACGCTGACCCTGGACGACACCGAACACGACGTCGAGGCCAACACCTACATCGTTGGCGACGACGACGAGGTCATCGTGATCGACCCGGCCTTCGACGCCGAGGCCATCCTCAAGGAGGTCGGCGACCGCGAGGTCATGGCCGTCCTGCTCACCGACGGCAACGAGCACCACCTCGAAGTGGTGCTGGAGGTCGCCGCCGCGGGCGAGGACGACGAGGAGAACTGGGCCCCCATCGCGCTGCACCGCGCGGACCGGCTCCTCTGGCGTGACTACTTCGGCCGCCTCGCCAAGGAGGAGGACGACGAGGACGACGCCAAGGCGCTCCGGGCCCTTGAGCCGGACATCTGGCTGGAGGACGGCGGCATCTTCGAGATCGGCGAAGCCCAGCTGGAGATCGTGCACACCCCGGGCCACACCCCCGGCAGCGTCAGCGTCATCAGCGAGCAGCTCGGCGTGCTGTTCGCGGGCGACACCCTGCACCGCGGCCGTCCCGGCTCCATCGGCGGCGTGTACGAGGACATGCGCAAGCAGCTCAACTCCATCGGCGCCCTGCTCACCCCGCTCCCCAAGGACCTGCGGGTCCTCCCCGGCCAGGGCGAGGAGACCACGGTCGGCGAAGAGGACGCCCGCTGGGAGACGTGGGGCTCGCTCGCCCAGGACGACTGA
- a CDS encoding glycerophosphodiester phosphodiesterase: MDPKPAVSAHRRDEAGVSGLKDAVESGAEYVEIDVRRTGDGKLVVHHDARLGGLPLNRLSYERVERLASRPVPLVGEAMEIIAGRARGHLDLKERGCEHEAVGLGLEAFGPDGFVVTTREVASLVEIKTRFPQVKTALSVGRGLLERGAARDFAPLGLIRRAGADMVALNHRLARVGVLRQCARAGFPAMIWTVNAEPLMRRFLGDPRVAVLVTDHPGAALAMRDTGRDTRRG, translated from the coding sequence GTGGATCCGAAGCCGGCCGTCTCGGCCCACCGGAGGGACGAAGCGGGCGTGTCCGGGCTCAAGGACGCGGTCGAGTCCGGGGCCGAGTACGTCGAGATCGACGTGCGGCGGACGGGCGACGGCAAGCTGGTCGTCCACCACGACGCGCGGCTGGGGGGGCTGCCGCTGAACCGGCTCTCCTACGAGCGGGTGGAACGGCTCGCCTCTCGGCCGGTCCCGCTGGTCGGCGAGGCCATGGAGATCATCGCCGGCCGGGCCCGGGGGCACCTGGACCTCAAGGAACGCGGCTGCGAGCACGAGGCGGTCGGGCTGGGCCTGGAGGCGTTCGGGCCGGACGGGTTCGTCGTCACCACCCGCGAGGTGGCCTCCCTCGTCGAGATCAAGACGCGGTTCCCGCAGGTCAAGACCGCCCTGTCGGTGGGCAGGGGGCTGCTGGAACGCGGGGCGGCGCGGGACTTCGCGCCGCTCGGGCTGATCCGCCGGGCCGGTGCGGACATGGTCGCGCTGAACCACCGGCTGGCCCGGGTCGGGGTGCTGCGGCAGTGCGCACGGGCCGGCTTCCCCGCCATGATCTGGACGGTGAACGCCGAGCCGCTGATGCGGCGGTTCCTCGGCGATCCGCGCGTGGCGGTGCTGGTCACCGACCATCCGGGCGCCGCCCTGGCGATGCGCGACACGGGCCGCGACACGCGCCGGGGCTGA
- a CDS encoding RecB family exonuclease, which produces MGAEQLGLEGMPQRLYTCTPSRLNTWLDCPRRYRMTYLDRPMPPKGPRWAHNSVGSSVHNALAAWWRLPEPGRTPEAAGTLLVRGWLTDGFRDEAQSAEWRERAREMTERYVATLDPADEPLGVERTVATRTGRIAVSGRIDRLDARGTELVVVDYKTGRHVLTSDDARGSLALAIYAVAASRVLRRPCRRVELHHLPTGDVAVWEHTDESLQRHLRRAEGIAAEASAADDAYRRDLPRPRQGDGLPVDHTPHDDLFPRIRAPSAPGATSPATAPKAAKPPPAKTPGRRCRTQSRRVASRQASEAGRGCETRSRRPGPGGGLAWRWVRPSRPRSC; this is translated from the coding sequence GTGGGGGCCGAGCAACTGGGACTCGAAGGCATGCCCCAGCGCCTGTACACCTGCACGCCGTCCCGGCTGAACACCTGGCTGGACTGCCCGCGCCGCTACCGGATGACCTACCTCGACCGCCCGATGCCGCCCAAGGGCCCGCGCTGGGCGCACAACAGCGTCGGCTCCAGCGTCCACAACGCCCTCGCCGCCTGGTGGCGGCTGCCCGAGCCCGGCCGCACCCCCGAGGCCGCCGGGACCCTCCTCGTCCGGGGCTGGCTGACCGACGGCTTCCGCGACGAGGCCCAGTCCGCCGAATGGCGCGAACGCGCCCGCGAGATGACCGAGCGCTACGTCGCCACCCTCGACCCCGCGGACGAGCCGCTCGGCGTGGAGCGCACCGTCGCCACCCGCACCGGCCGCATCGCCGTGTCCGGCCGCATCGACCGCCTCGACGCCCGCGGCACGGAACTCGTCGTCGTCGACTACAAGACCGGACGGCACGTCCTGACCTCCGACGACGCCCGAGGCTCCCTCGCCCTCGCGATCTACGCGGTCGCCGCGTCCCGCGTCCTGCGCCGCCCCTGCCGCCGCGTCGAACTGCACCACCTCCCCACCGGCGACGTCGCGGTCTGGGAGCACACCGACGAGTCCCTCCAGCGCCACCTCCGCCGCGCCGAAGGCATCGCCGCCGAGGCGTCGGCCGCCGACGACGCCTACCGCCGGGACCTCCCGCGCCCCCGCCAGGGCGACGGCCTCCCGGTCGACCACACCCCCCACGACGACCTGTTCCCCCGAATCCGGGCGCCCTCTGCTCCTGGTGCGACTTCGCCCGCCACTGCCCCGAAGGCCGCGAAGCCGCCCCCCGCAAAGACCCCTGGGCGGCGTTGCCGGACGCAATCCCGACGCGTAGCGAGCCGCCAGGCGAGCGAAGCGGGCCGGGGCTGTGAAACACGGTCTAGGCGTCCAGGACCAGGCGGCGGGCTAGCGTGGCGATGGGTTCGACCGTCCCGGCCTCGTAGTTGCTGA
- a CDS encoding serine hydrolase domain-containing protein — MTDHSPSPSPMRPSRRTALKALGGTVVSGGVAATPTGTAAASAPGRIPRDLRPGGALDRLVADLAAEDRFSGSLLLTCQGRTVLSRSHGMADKAAGVRNGPETRFALASVTKLFTATAVHRLVQEGRLSYTDTVGAHLDGFPPEVATKVTIHHMLTHTSGLGDVFTLPGYPEESMTWTSADAVLNGTVDFIRKTRPAFPPGAGHLYSNAAVCLLGAIIAAVSRRPYYDYVAEHVFEAAGMRDSAFHTKPQCRSDPRIARPYARNPGEPHRTDNLEKGLFIGLPAGDSHATCADMERFAHALLDDDLLDAPYTDLMLGAKVPLPPRNPPTPSSAGFAGYGPVTSLSHGRWVHGHGGGNLLGASTSLDIVPASGWVIVVLSNYEAGTVEPIATLARRLVLDA, encoded by the coding sequence ATGACCGATCACAGCCCCTCGCCCTCCCCCATGCGGCCGTCACGGCGGACCGCGCTCAAAGCCCTCGGCGGCACCGTCGTGTCCGGGGGCGTCGCCGCGACGCCCACCGGCACCGCCGCCGCGTCCGCGCCCGGCCGGATCCCCCGCGACCTCAGGCCCGGAGGAGCGCTCGACCGGCTCGTCGCGGACCTGGCCGCCGAGGACCGGTTCTCCGGATCACTGCTGCTGACCTGCCAGGGCAGGACGGTACTGAGCCGCTCCCACGGAATGGCCGACAAGGCGGCGGGCGTCCGCAACGGCCCAGAGACCCGCTTCGCGCTCGCCTCGGTCACCAAGCTGTTCACCGCGACCGCGGTCCACCGGCTCGTCCAGGAGGGGAGGCTGTCCTACACCGACACGGTCGGCGCCCACCTCGACGGCTTCCCACCAGAAGTCGCCACGAAAGTGACGATCCACCACATGCTCACCCACACGTCCGGCCTCGGCGACGTCTTCACGCTCCCCGGCTATCCCGAGGAGTCCATGACCTGGACCAGCGCGGACGCGGTCCTCAACGGCACCGTGGACTTCATCCGCAAGACCAGGCCCGCCTTCCCGCCGGGCGCCGGGCACCTCTACAGCAACGCCGCCGTCTGCCTGCTCGGAGCGATCATCGCCGCCGTGTCCCGCCGCCCGTACTACGACTACGTGGCCGAGCACGTCTTCGAGGCCGCCGGGATGCGCGACAGCGCCTTCCACACCAAGCCGCAATGCCGCTCCGACCCGCGCATCGCCCGTCCCTACGCGAGGAACCCGGGCGAGCCCCACCGGACCGACAACCTGGAGAAGGGCCTGTTCATCGGGCTTCCCGCGGGCGACTCCCACGCCACCTGCGCGGACATGGAACGCTTCGCCCACGCCCTGCTGGACGACGACCTTCTGGACGCCCCGTACACCGACCTCATGCTCGGGGCGAAGGTCCCCCTGCCGCCCAGGAACCCGCCGACGCCGTCGTCCGCCGGGTTCGCCGGATACGGGCCGGTGACCTCGCTGAGCCACGGCCGGTGGGTCCACGGCCACGGCGGCGGCAACCTCCTCGGCGCCTCCACCTCGCTGGACATCGTGCCCGCAAGCGGCTGGGTCATCGTCGTCCTCAGCAACTACGAGGCCGGGACGGTCGAACCCATCGCCACGCTAGCCCGCCGCCTGGTCCTGGACGCCTAG